The following are encoded in a window of Dysidea avara chromosome 4, odDysAvar1.4, whole genome shotgun sequence genomic DNA:
- the LOC136253444 gene encoding uncharacterized protein isoform X4 codes for MTHYNTRGMDANRGTPQGSGRTIQSRTPQGRGMDANHGTPQGSGRTVQSQTPQGRGMDANRGTPQDPGRTIQSRTPQGRGMDANRGTPQGPDHSFQSQTPQGRGMDANCGTLQDPGQTIQSQTPQGRGMDANRGTPQGPDHSFQSQTPQGRDMDANRGTPQRLEQQITSRTRGVDNRNSHLVGFYARSRQEQHSEPVTSAIEGKLDQMAAMMQSQQEALSKFAMDNQALRMTVEALKEEVGSMREEIANLQSAGQEGTTPDEALASSNDERLDTNLSGDVKKLCEEFDADFDLEERRKLVTDVRPDRVAIKEANDRNTKVRSRQKALYDRRKKLCATKEEKKRWREIIPAYMTEESDDGEGSYRTHSPSWRSTELEDFIQELDQRWTVKSVLKKPRVVSTPLVCEAPRGAPAWAVTTAYHDAPQNGHQLQSSYTEVEQVEDPAVASGGTGHDQMHAAYDSESLTHYPLPQDDYSDGYSPSPYYARNIQPPQDQYYLQFSQRPDNNDHCINHYEESLPSQQGQYATPPNLVHQVDLADPVVAIFEDSD; via the exons ATGACCCATTACAATACtcgag gtatggatgccaaccgtggcacacctcagggTTCAGGtcggaccattcaatcacgaactccacaaggccgag gtatggatgccaaccaTGGCACACCTCAGGGTTCAGGTCGGACCGttcaatcacagactccacaaggccgag gtatggatgccaaccgtggcacacctcaggatccaggtcggaccattcaatcacggactccacaaggccgag gtatggatgccaaccgtggcacacctcagggACCAGATCACAGCTttcaatcacagactccacaaggccgag gtatggatgccaactgTGGCACACTTCAGGATCCAGGTCAGACCAttcaatcacagactccacaaggccgag gtatggatgccaaccgtggcacacctcagggACCAGATCACAGCTttcaatcacagactccacaaggccgag atatggatgccaaccgtggcacacctcaaAGATTAGAGCAACAAATTACTTCAAGGACTCGAG GTGTGGATAATAGGAACAGTCATTTGGTTGGATTCTATGCGAGATCTAGACAAGAGCAGCATAGTGAACCTGTGACCTCAGCAATTGAGGGGAAACTTGACCAGATGGCTGCTATGATGCAAAGTCAGCAGGAAGCACTATCAAAGTTTGCCATGGACAATCAGGCATTGAGGATGACCGTAGAAGCCTTAAAAGAAGAAGTTGGGTCAATGAGAGAAGAGATAGCAAACTTACAGTCTGCCGGTCAGGAAGGTACCACACCAGACGAAGCACTTGCTAGCTCTAATGATGAACGTCTCGATACCAATTTGAGT GGAGATGTTAAGAAGCTATGTGAAGAATTCGATGCTGATTTTGATTTAGAAGAAAG ACGAAAGCTAGTTACTGATGTGAGGCCTGACAGGGTGGCTATTAAAGAAGCCAATGACAGGAACACCAAAGTGAGGAGCAGGCAGAAAGCG TTGTATGATCGTCGCAAGAAGCTATGCGCGacgaaagaagaaaagaaaagatGGAGAGAAATCATACCAGCCTATATGACTGAAGAGAGTGATGACGGTGAAGGCTCTTACAGAACACATTCACCATCGTGGCGATCTACTG AACTAGAAGACTTCATTCAAGAGCTGGATCAAAGGTGgacagtgaaaagtgtattGAAGAAGCCCAGAGTAGTGTCTACTCCACTAGTGTGTGAGGCCCCGAGGGGAGCTCCAGCTTGGGCA GTAACAACTGCTTATCATGATGCACCACAAAATGGTCACCAGTTGCAATCCTCCTATACTGAAGTGGAACAG GTTGAAGATCCAGCTGTTGCTAGTGGTGGTACAGGTCATGATCAGATGCACGCAGCTTATGATTCTGAG AGCCTCACACACTATCCTCTGCCGCAAGATGATTATTcagat GGATATTCACCTTCACCGTACTATGCTCGCAACATACAGCCTCCACAAGACCAGTACTATCTTCAG TTCAGTCAACGACCAGATAACAATGATCATTGCATTAAC CACTATGAAGAATCATTGCCATCACAgcag GGTCAGTATGCAACACCTCCAAATCTT GTACACCAAGTTGATTTGGCTGATCCGGTGGTTGCCATATTTGAAGATTCAGACTaa
- the LOC136253444 gene encoding uncharacterized protein isoform X6, with the protein MTHYNTRGMDANRGTPQGSGRTIQSRTPQGRGMDANHGTPQGSGRTVQSQTPQGRGMDANRGTPQDPGRTIQSRTPQGRGMDANRGTPQGPDHSFQSQTPQGRGMDANRGTPQGPDHSFQSQTPQGRDMDANRGTPQRLEQQITSRTRGVDNRNSHLVGFYARSRQEQHSEPVTSAIEGKLDQMAAMMQSQQEALSKFAMDNQALRMTVEALKEEVGSMREEIANLQSAGQEGTTPDEALASSNDERLDTNLSGDVKKLCEEFDADFDLEERCWLLILEAVHRYYESRRRKLVTDVRPDRVAIKEANDRNTKVRSRQKALYDRRKKLCATKEEKKRWREIIPAYMTEESDDGEGSYRTHSPSWRSTELEDFIQELDQRWTVKSVLKKPRVVSTPLVCEAPRGAPAWAVTTAYHDAPQNGHQLQSSYTEVEQVEDPAVASGGTGHDQMHAAYDSESLTHYPLPQDDYSDGYSPSPYYARNIQPPQDQYYLQFSQRPDNNDHCINHYEESLPSQQGQYATPPNLVHQVDLADPVVAIFEDSD; encoded by the exons ATGACCCATTACAATACtcgag gtatggatgccaaccgtggcacacctcagggTTCAGGtcggaccattcaatcacgaactccacaaggccgag gtatggatgccaaccaTGGCACACCTCAGGGTTCAGGTCGGACCGttcaatcacagactccacaaggccgag gtatggatgccaaccgtggcacacctcaggatccaggtcggaccattcaatcacggactccacaaggccgag gtatggatgccaaccgtggcacacctcagggACCAGATCACAGCTttcaatcacagactccacaaggccgag gtatggatgccaaccgtggcacacctcagggACCAGATCACAGCTttcaatcacagactccacaaggccgag atatggatgccaaccgtggcacacctcaaAGATTAGAGCAACAAATTACTTCAAGGACTCGAG GTGTGGATAATAGGAACAGTCATTTGGTTGGATTCTATGCGAGATCTAGACAAGAGCAGCATAGTGAACCTGTGACCTCAGCAATTGAGGGGAAACTTGACCAGATGGCTGCTATGATGCAAAGTCAGCAGGAAGCACTATCAAAGTTTGCCATGGACAATCAGGCATTGAGGATGACCGTAGAAGCCTTAAAAGAAGAAGTTGGGTCAATGAGAGAAGAGATAGCAAACTTACAGTCTGCCGGTCAGGAAGGTACCACACCAGACGAAGCACTTGCTAGCTCTAATGATGAACGTCTCGATACCAATTTGAGT GGAGATGTTAAGAAGCTATGTGAAGAATTCGATGCTGATTTTGATTTAGAAGAAAG ATGTTGGTTATTAATATTAGAGGCAGTTCATCGTTACTACGAATCCCGTAGACGAAAGCTAGTTACTGATGTGAGGCCTGACAGGGTGGCTATTAAAGAAGCCAATGACAGGAACACCAAAGTGAGGAGCAGGCAGAAAGCG TTGTATGATCGTCGCAAGAAGCTATGCGCGacgaaagaagaaaagaaaagatGGAGAGAAATCATACCAGCCTATATGACTGAAGAGAGTGATGACGGTGAAGGCTCTTACAGAACACATTCACCATCGTGGCGATCTACTG AACTAGAAGACTTCATTCAAGAGCTGGATCAAAGGTGgacagtgaaaagtgtattGAAGAAGCCCAGAGTAGTGTCTACTCCACTAGTGTGTGAGGCCCCGAGGGGAGCTCCAGCTTGGGCA GTAACAACTGCTTATCATGATGCACCACAAAATGGTCACCAGTTGCAATCCTCCTATACTGAAGTGGAACAG GTTGAAGATCCAGCTGTTGCTAGTGGTGGTACAGGTCATGATCAGATGCACGCAGCTTATGATTCTGAG AGCCTCACACACTATCCTCTGCCGCAAGATGATTATTcagat GGATATTCACCTTCACCGTACTATGCTCGCAACATACAGCCTCCACAAGACCAGTACTATCTTCAG TTCAGTCAACGACCAGATAACAATGATCATTGCATTAAC CACTATGAAGAATCATTGCCATCACAgcag GGTCAGTATGCAACACCTCCAAATCTT GTACACCAAGTTGATTTGGCTGATCCGGTGGTTGCCATATTTGAAGATTCAGACTaa
- the LOC136253444 gene encoding uncharacterized protein isoform X9 codes for MTHYNTRGMDANRGTPQGSGRTIQSRTPQGRGMDANHGTPQGSGRTVQSQTPQGRGMDANRGTPQGPDHSFQSQTPQGRGMDANRGTPQGPDHSFQSQTPQGRDMDANRGTPQRLEQQITSRTRGVDNRNSHLVGFYARSRQEQHSEPVTSAIEGKLDQMAAMMQSQQEALSKFAMDNQALRMTVEALKEEVGSMREEIANLQSAGQEGTTPDEALASSNDERLDTNLSGDVKKLCEEFDADFDLEERCWLLILEAVHRYYESRRRKLVTDVRPDRVAIKEANDRNTKVRSRQKALYDRRKKLCATKEEKKRWREIIPAYMTEESDDGEGSYRTHSPSWRSTELEDFIQELDQRWTVKSVLKKPRVVSTPLVCEAPRGAPAWAVTTAYHDAPQNGHQLQSSYTEVEQVEDPAVASGGTGHDQMHAAYDSESLTHYPLPQDDYSDGYSPSPYYARNIQPPQDQYYLQFSQRPDNNDHCINHYEESLPSQQGQYATPPNLVHQVDLADPVVAIFEDSD; via the exons ATGACCCATTACAATACtcgag gtatggatgccaaccgtggcacacctcagggTTCAGGtcggaccattcaatcacgaactccacaaggccgag gtatggatgccaaccaTGGCACACCTCAGGGTTCAGGTCGGACCGttcaatcacagactccacaaggccgag gtatggatgccaaccgtggcacacctcagggACCAGATCACAGCTttcaatcacagactccacaaggccgag gtatggatgccaaccgtggcacacctcagggACCAGATCACAGCTttcaatcacagactccacaaggccgag atatggatgccaaccgtggcacacctcaaAGATTAGAGCAACAAATTACTTCAAGGACTCGAG GTGTGGATAATAGGAACAGTCATTTGGTTGGATTCTATGCGAGATCTAGACAAGAGCAGCATAGTGAACCTGTGACCTCAGCAATTGAGGGGAAACTTGACCAGATGGCTGCTATGATGCAAAGTCAGCAGGAAGCACTATCAAAGTTTGCCATGGACAATCAGGCATTGAGGATGACCGTAGAAGCCTTAAAAGAAGAAGTTGGGTCAATGAGAGAAGAGATAGCAAACTTACAGTCTGCCGGTCAGGAAGGTACCACACCAGACGAAGCACTTGCTAGCTCTAATGATGAACGTCTCGATACCAATTTGAGT GGAGATGTTAAGAAGCTATGTGAAGAATTCGATGCTGATTTTGATTTAGAAGAAAG ATGTTGGTTATTAATATTAGAGGCAGTTCATCGTTACTACGAATCCCGTAGACGAAAGCTAGTTACTGATGTGAGGCCTGACAGGGTGGCTATTAAAGAAGCCAATGACAGGAACACCAAAGTGAGGAGCAGGCAGAAAGCG TTGTATGATCGTCGCAAGAAGCTATGCGCGacgaaagaagaaaagaaaagatGGAGAGAAATCATACCAGCCTATATGACTGAAGAGAGTGATGACGGTGAAGGCTCTTACAGAACACATTCACCATCGTGGCGATCTACTG AACTAGAAGACTTCATTCAAGAGCTGGATCAAAGGTGgacagtgaaaagtgtattGAAGAAGCCCAGAGTAGTGTCTACTCCACTAGTGTGTGAGGCCCCGAGGGGAGCTCCAGCTTGGGCA GTAACAACTGCTTATCATGATGCACCACAAAATGGTCACCAGTTGCAATCCTCCTATACTGAAGTGGAACAG GTTGAAGATCCAGCTGTTGCTAGTGGTGGTACAGGTCATGATCAGATGCACGCAGCTTATGATTCTGAG AGCCTCACACACTATCCTCTGCCGCAAGATGATTATTcagat GGATATTCACCTTCACCGTACTATGCTCGCAACATACAGCCTCCACAAGACCAGTACTATCTTCAG TTCAGTCAACGACCAGATAACAATGATCATTGCATTAAC CACTATGAAGAATCATTGCCATCACAgcag GGTCAGTATGCAACACCTCCAAATCTT GTACACCAAGTTGATTTGGCTGATCCGGTGGTTGCCATATTTGAAGATTCAGACTaa
- the LOC136253444 gene encoding uncharacterized protein isoform X7, with product MTHYNTRGMDANRGTPQGSGRTIQSRTPQGRGMDANRGTPQDPGRTIQSRTPQGRGMDANRGTPQGPDHSFQSQTPQGRGMDANCGTLQDPGQTIQSQTPQGRGMDANRGTPQGPDHSFQSQTPQGRDMDANRGTPQRLEQQITSRTRGVDNRNSHLVGFYARSRQEQHSEPVTSAIEGKLDQMAAMMQSQQEALSKFAMDNQALRMTVEALKEEVGSMREEIANLQSAGQEGTTPDEALASSNDERLDTNLSGDVKKLCEEFDADFDLEERCWLLILEAVHRYYESRRRKLVTDVRPDRVAIKEANDRNTKVRSRQKALYDRRKKLCATKEEKKRWREIIPAYMTEESDDGEGSYRTHSPSWRSTELEDFIQELDQRWTVKSVLKKPRVVSTPLVCEAPRGAPAWAVTTAYHDAPQNGHQLQSSYTEVEQVEDPAVASGGTGHDQMHAAYDSESLTHYPLPQDDYSDGYSPSPYYARNIQPPQDQYYLQFSQRPDNNDHCINHYEESLPSQQGQYATPPNLVHQVDLADPVVAIFEDSD from the exons ATGACCCATTACAATACtcgag gtatggatgccaaccgtggcacacctcagggTTCAGGtcggaccattcaatcacgaactccacaaggccgag gtatggatgccaaccgtggcacacctcaggatccaggtcggaccattcaatcacggactccacaaggccgag gtatggatgccaaccgtggcacacctcagggACCAGATCACAGCTttcaatcacagactccacaaggccgag gtatggatgccaactgTGGCACACTTCAGGATCCAGGTCAGACCAttcaatcacagactccacaaggccgag gtatggatgccaaccgtggcacacctcagggACCAGATCACAGCTttcaatcacagactccacaaggccgag atatggatgccaaccgtggcacacctcaaAGATTAGAGCAACAAATTACTTCAAGGACTCGAG GTGTGGATAATAGGAACAGTCATTTGGTTGGATTCTATGCGAGATCTAGACAAGAGCAGCATAGTGAACCTGTGACCTCAGCAATTGAGGGGAAACTTGACCAGATGGCTGCTATGATGCAAAGTCAGCAGGAAGCACTATCAAAGTTTGCCATGGACAATCAGGCATTGAGGATGACCGTAGAAGCCTTAAAAGAAGAAGTTGGGTCAATGAGAGAAGAGATAGCAAACTTACAGTCTGCCGGTCAGGAAGGTACCACACCAGACGAAGCACTTGCTAGCTCTAATGATGAACGTCTCGATACCAATTTGAGT GGAGATGTTAAGAAGCTATGTGAAGAATTCGATGCTGATTTTGATTTAGAAGAAAG ATGTTGGTTATTAATATTAGAGGCAGTTCATCGTTACTACGAATCCCGTAGACGAAAGCTAGTTACTGATGTGAGGCCTGACAGGGTGGCTATTAAAGAAGCCAATGACAGGAACACCAAAGTGAGGAGCAGGCAGAAAGCG TTGTATGATCGTCGCAAGAAGCTATGCGCGacgaaagaagaaaagaaaagatGGAGAGAAATCATACCAGCCTATATGACTGAAGAGAGTGATGACGGTGAAGGCTCTTACAGAACACATTCACCATCGTGGCGATCTACTG AACTAGAAGACTTCATTCAAGAGCTGGATCAAAGGTGgacagtgaaaagtgtattGAAGAAGCCCAGAGTAGTGTCTACTCCACTAGTGTGTGAGGCCCCGAGGGGAGCTCCAGCTTGGGCA GTAACAACTGCTTATCATGATGCACCACAAAATGGTCACCAGTTGCAATCCTCCTATACTGAAGTGGAACAG GTTGAAGATCCAGCTGTTGCTAGTGGTGGTACAGGTCATGATCAGATGCACGCAGCTTATGATTCTGAG AGCCTCACACACTATCCTCTGCCGCAAGATGATTATTcagat GGATATTCACCTTCACCGTACTATGCTCGCAACATACAGCCTCCACAAGACCAGTACTATCTTCAG TTCAGTCAACGACCAGATAACAATGATCATTGCATTAAC CACTATGAAGAATCATTGCCATCACAgcag GGTCAGTATGCAACACCTCCAAATCTT GTACACCAAGTTGATTTGGCTGATCCGGTGGTTGCCATATTTGAAGATTCAGACTaa
- the LOC136253444 gene encoding uncharacterized protein isoform X3 — MTHYNTRGMDANRGTPQGSGRTIQSRTPQGRGMDANHGTPQGSGRTVQSQTPQGRGMDANRGTPQDPGRTIQSRTPQGRGMDANRGTPQGPDHSFQSQTPQGRGMDANCGTLQDPGQTIQSQTPQGRGMDANRGTPQGPDHSFQSQTPQGRDMDANRGTPQRLEQQITSRTRGVDNRNSHLVGFYARSRQEQHSEPVTSAIEGKLDQMAAMMQSQQEALSKFAMDNQALRMTVEALKEEVGSMREEIANLQSAGQEGTTPDEALASSNDERLDTNLSGDVKKLCEEFDADFDLEERCWLLILEAVHRYYESRRRKLVTDVRPDRVAIKEANDRNTKVRSRQKALYDRRKKLCATKEEKKRWREIIPAYMTEESDDGEGSYRTHSPSWRSTELEDFIQELDQRWTVKSVLKKPRVVSTPLVCEAPRGAPAWAVTTAYHDAPQNGHQLQSSYTEVEQVEDPAVASGGTGHDQMHAAYDSESLTHYPLPQDDYSDGYSPSPYYARNIQPPQDQYYLQFSQRPDNNDHCINHYEESLPSQQVHQVDLADPVVAIFEDSD, encoded by the exons ATGACCCATTACAATACtcgag gtatggatgccaaccgtggcacacctcagggTTCAGGtcggaccattcaatcacgaactccacaaggccgag gtatggatgccaaccaTGGCACACCTCAGGGTTCAGGTCGGACCGttcaatcacagactccacaaggccgag gtatggatgccaaccgtggcacacctcaggatccaggtcggaccattcaatcacggactccacaaggccgag gtatggatgccaaccgtggcacacctcagggACCAGATCACAGCTttcaatcacagactccacaaggccgag gtatggatgccaactgTGGCACACTTCAGGATCCAGGTCAGACCAttcaatcacagactccacaaggccgag gtatggatgccaaccgtggcacacctcagggACCAGATCACAGCTttcaatcacagactccacaaggccgag atatggatgccaaccgtggcacacctcaaAGATTAGAGCAACAAATTACTTCAAGGACTCGAG GTGTGGATAATAGGAACAGTCATTTGGTTGGATTCTATGCGAGATCTAGACAAGAGCAGCATAGTGAACCTGTGACCTCAGCAATTGAGGGGAAACTTGACCAGATGGCTGCTATGATGCAAAGTCAGCAGGAAGCACTATCAAAGTTTGCCATGGACAATCAGGCATTGAGGATGACCGTAGAAGCCTTAAAAGAAGAAGTTGGGTCAATGAGAGAAGAGATAGCAAACTTACAGTCTGCCGGTCAGGAAGGTACCACACCAGACGAAGCACTTGCTAGCTCTAATGATGAACGTCTCGATACCAATTTGAGT GGAGATGTTAAGAAGCTATGTGAAGAATTCGATGCTGATTTTGATTTAGAAGAAAG ATGTTGGTTATTAATATTAGAGGCAGTTCATCGTTACTACGAATCCCGTAGACGAAAGCTAGTTACTGATGTGAGGCCTGACAGGGTGGCTATTAAAGAAGCCAATGACAGGAACACCAAAGTGAGGAGCAGGCAGAAAGCG TTGTATGATCGTCGCAAGAAGCTATGCGCGacgaaagaagaaaagaaaagatGGAGAGAAATCATACCAGCCTATATGACTGAAGAGAGTGATGACGGTGAAGGCTCTTACAGAACACATTCACCATCGTGGCGATCTACTG AACTAGAAGACTTCATTCAAGAGCTGGATCAAAGGTGgacagtgaaaagtgtattGAAGAAGCCCAGAGTAGTGTCTACTCCACTAGTGTGTGAGGCCCCGAGGGGAGCTCCAGCTTGGGCA GTAACAACTGCTTATCATGATGCACCACAAAATGGTCACCAGTTGCAATCCTCCTATACTGAAGTGGAACAG GTTGAAGATCCAGCTGTTGCTAGTGGTGGTACAGGTCATGATCAGATGCACGCAGCTTATGATTCTGAG AGCCTCACACACTATCCTCTGCCGCAAGATGATTATTcagat GGATATTCACCTTCACCGTACTATGCTCGCAACATACAGCCTCCACAAGACCAGTACTATCTTCAG TTCAGTCAACGACCAGATAACAATGATCATTGCATTAAC CACTATGAAGAATCATTGCCATCACAgcag GTACACCAAGTTGATTTGGCTGATCCGGTGGTTGCCATATTTGAAGATTCAGACTaa
- the LOC136253444 gene encoding uncharacterized protein isoform X8: MTHYNTRGMDANRGTPQGSGRTIQSRTPQGRGMDANHGTPQGSGRTVQSQTPQGRGMDANRGTPQDPGRTIQSRTPQGRGMDANRGTPQGPDHSFQSQTPQGRGMDANCGTLQDPGQTIQSQTPQGRGMDANRGTPQGPDHSFQSQTPQGRDMDANRGTPQRLEQQITSRTRGVDNRNSHLVGFYARSRQEQHSEPVTSAIEGKLDQMAAMMQSQQEALSKFAMDNQALRMTVEALKEEVGSMREEIANLQSAGQEGTTPDEALASSNDERLDTNLSGDVKKLCEEFDADFDLEERRKLVTDVRPDRVAIKEANDRNTKLYDRRKKLCATKEEKKRWREIIPAYMTEESDDGEGSYRTHSPSWRSTELEDFIQELDQRWTVKSVLKKPRVVSTPLVCEAPRGAPAWAVTTAYHDAPQNGHQLQSSYTEVEQVEDPAVASGGTGHDQMHAAYDSESLTHYPLPQDDYSDGYSPSPYYARNIQPPQDQYYLQFSQRPDNNDHCINHYEESLPSQQGQYATPPNLVHQVDLADPVVAIFEDSD; encoded by the exons ATGACCCATTACAATACtcgag gtatggatgccaaccgtggcacacctcagggTTCAGGtcggaccattcaatcacgaactccacaaggccgag gtatggatgccaaccaTGGCACACCTCAGGGTTCAGGTCGGACCGttcaatcacagactccacaaggccgag gtatggatgccaaccgtggcacacctcaggatccaggtcggaccattcaatcacggactccacaaggccgag gtatggatgccaaccgtggcacacctcagggACCAGATCACAGCTttcaatcacagactccacaaggccgag gtatggatgccaactgTGGCACACTTCAGGATCCAGGTCAGACCAttcaatcacagactccacaaggccgag gtatggatgccaaccgtggcacacctcagggACCAGATCACAGCTttcaatcacagactccacaaggccgag atatggatgccaaccgtggcacacctcaaAGATTAGAGCAACAAATTACTTCAAGGACTCGAG GTGTGGATAATAGGAACAGTCATTTGGTTGGATTCTATGCGAGATCTAGACAAGAGCAGCATAGTGAACCTGTGACCTCAGCAATTGAGGGGAAACTTGACCAGATGGCTGCTATGATGCAAAGTCAGCAGGAAGCACTATCAAAGTTTGCCATGGACAATCAGGCATTGAGGATGACCGTAGAAGCCTTAAAAGAAGAAGTTGGGTCAATGAGAGAAGAGATAGCAAACTTACAGTCTGCCGGTCAGGAAGGTACCACACCAGACGAAGCACTTGCTAGCTCTAATGATGAACGTCTCGATACCAATTTGAGT GGAGATGTTAAGAAGCTATGTGAAGAATTCGATGCTGATTTTGATTTAGAAGAAAG ACGAAAGCTAGTTACTGATGTGAGGCCTGACAGGGTGGCTATTAAAGAAGCCAATGACAGGAACACCAAA TTGTATGATCGTCGCAAGAAGCTATGCGCGacgaaagaagaaaagaaaagatGGAGAGAAATCATACCAGCCTATATGACTGAAGAGAGTGATGACGGTGAAGGCTCTTACAGAACACATTCACCATCGTGGCGATCTACTG AACTAGAAGACTTCATTCAAGAGCTGGATCAAAGGTGgacagtgaaaagtgtattGAAGAAGCCCAGAGTAGTGTCTACTCCACTAGTGTGTGAGGCCCCGAGGGGAGCTCCAGCTTGGGCA GTAACAACTGCTTATCATGATGCACCACAAAATGGTCACCAGTTGCAATCCTCCTATACTGAAGTGGAACAG GTTGAAGATCCAGCTGTTGCTAGTGGTGGTACAGGTCATGATCAGATGCACGCAGCTTATGATTCTGAG AGCCTCACACACTATCCTCTGCCGCAAGATGATTATTcagat GGATATTCACCTTCACCGTACTATGCTCGCAACATACAGCCTCCACAAGACCAGTACTATCTTCAG TTCAGTCAACGACCAGATAACAATGATCATTGCATTAAC CACTATGAAGAATCATTGCCATCACAgcag GGTCAGTATGCAACACCTCCAAATCTT GTACACCAAGTTGATTTGGCTGATCCGGTGGTTGCCATATTTGAAGATTCAGACTaa